A single Ciona intestinalis unplaced genomic scaffold, KH HT000119.2, whole genome shotgun sequence DNA region contains:
- the LOC100181438 gene encoding C3 and PZP-like alpha-2-macroglobulin domain-containing protein 8 has product MTALYFAMKRAFSICALILCAVNLACCFTQRGYIVTSPAVFRAGVDHAVSVKIFNHETPVRVNVKLVDLRENMITSVSEEVTGSGTLILKVPTGNEGKASLKICGNCHLTSGFNFYNSTPVTVVNKGTSAFVQTDKPVYKPSQTVRVNVFTVDRDLKPVGENVTAYVVAPNDVRMMQWKDLRPACCGIVNFSFPLSDQPLLGTWTIFVEMQQQSYNTTFEIQKYVLPKFEVAIIPPPFLWSNCEQVSVVAKYVFGKPVVGNLTLNMTVFAVGAFYGAHMERGDSVIRDLHINGEAGLEVCWNDLMPRSVEPGFHGALAITAKVTSLDGTTITAYDDTTPVSRRKVTIQFTKDTREHFKPGLPFNGKIKATNLDGSNAVGVTVRISVSVNTENFFHQEITSHTNGVVSFTIPGLPRSSKLVWIEARVVGDSTGARYRSIFKNIYGWNSPSNCHVLVKPPNSDLTVGERAKMSVTSTCPCNFTLFYEILSRGNIIQTGHKIVSERNSAIVPSRRRRSPPSIARFNDRPQPIPIHHEEVIENDICRTSLTIDVTSGMAPMSRMVVYYVRENGEGIADSVHVPVKPKLDNEVVIRASSEDTKPGRDITVSVTTDPGSCVCLALVDKSVHLMKPGYMLKPEDIFAELDEYDLDNLPFEQNIEWWRLSRSRRSTDMWWDFSQARDAKYAFLESGLVVMTDVLSLDYKVTTPLLPQLIRSQAMTGAGIRTQGQARQASRLGRRHRTFFPETWVWQCFNVSSNSENFTLTVPDSITTWQADAVSLNPNTGIGISKLQNIRAFKNFFVDFTIPYSAIRGEQVQIPLTVYNYQNVCSEVNLTVLIPPGVSFRTLNSNRMMRRLCVQAQSSQTTNVILQFNYLGNKNITASADAIVGVSSCCTDGEGQARVAARDLITRQVLVEAEGIKREYTHSIYFCPNERINISTPSSYTFQFVRLPVNMTNFNFLTKASNNVHITLSSDESTSSDSYEIVLGGSDNTQSWISRNSQHLVTAATDQILSGEEYRSFWVTWVGGNIQVGTGIEQTSTSRFMQWREPSQGASISYVGFATSHGAKGEFRLWKKESSGGSFNEIIQLNIPTHTVPGSERAVASMIGDVMGPTLNNLNNLLRLPYGCGEQNLANFAPNIYVLKYLKQTKQLTSDIKMQALHFLQTGYQRQLTYKRNDGSYSAFGNRDASGSMWLTSFVLKSFAQAREFIYIDPNELHEAKEWIISWQDRNGSFPAVGKIWNKDIQSGVDSDVALTAYVSISLVEAGLELEDEVLAATRAREYLETKVYDDTDSYTASLTAYALSLLESVYAVRSQRRLSRMAVNENGLMHWTLGDEEYDEEQLFGFADSMKQTVVSAEVEMTAYALLTYTKLQNVTAALPIVKWLSKKRNAMGGFSSTQDTCVALQSLSEYAIHAFVGGVDLFVRLASLNMDYLRNFELNNENGEVLQTATIPSLPTTVFVEATGDGCALLQIGVTYNIPNPTSEPAFDITVHNRLITPGRVNSRTKRQSEIVTRRDTDQRYRMEACVRWNRQGSSNMAVLEYKLITGFVPDLESLQQVLDTNDVNLKRYEVSGRTILFYFDEIHSTCRTCVRFVAIRQFETGRVMPQPVVIYDYYEPAFESQVMYSLSETLDNLCAENDTNCEMNEQAEEDTEDCQNSLLGCGHAYSECHCSHECGFEGPPVCASNRVIYMNRCRMESAACELGTTLLIQENTFCESEPDPVLEPDFGYGAEEEGLTLSPYTYYDNVAQEGYFNDAGDATADDILIPALKRLTTN; this is encoded by the exons aggctacattgttacgtcaccgGCAGTATTTCGAGCCGGGGTGGATCACGCTGTGagtgtgaaaatatttaatcacGAAACTCCCGTGAGAGTTAATGTGAAACTGGTGGACCTTCGTGAAAACATGATCACGAGCGTTTCAGAAGAGGTCACGGGATCGggaactttaattttaaag gtTCCAACGGGTAACGAAGGCAAGGCCAGCTTAAAAATATGCGGTAATTGTCATCTGACGAgtggttttaacttttacaactCTACCCCGGTGACAGTGGTGAACAAGGGCACTTCTGCATTCGTACAAACTGATAAACCGGTGTACAAACCATCACAAACAG TACGAGTGAACGTATTTACCGTCGACCGGGACTTGAAACCAGTTGGAGAAAAT GTGACGGCGTACGTCGTG GCGCCTAATGACGTCCGTATGATGCAATGGAAGGACTTGAGACCGGCGTGTTGTG gAATCGTTAACTTTTCCTTCCCGTTATCCGACCAACCACTTCTGGGAACTTGGACGATTTTCGTTGAAATGCAACAACAATCTTACAACACAACGTTCGAAATTCAAAAATACG TTCTGCCAAAATTCGAGGTCGCGATTATTCCGCCTCCATTTTTATGGTCCAACTGTGAGCAAGTATCAGTGGTTGCGAAGTATGTGTTCGGGAAACCTGTGGTTGGGAACCTTACATTGAATATGACGGTGTTTGCGGTCGGTGCTTTTTACGGTGCTCACATGGAGCGAGGAGATTCGGTCATCCGGGATCTTCAt ATAAATGGAGAGGCAGGGCTGGAGGTTTGTTGGAACGATCTGATGCCTCGAAGTGTGGAGCCTGGTTTTCATGGGGCCTTGGCAATAACGGCGAAAGTCACATCATTGGATGGGACAACCATTACCGCGTATGATGACACCACACCGGTGTCTCGACGGAAGGTTACCATCCAGTTCACCAAGGATACGAGGGAACATTTCAAACCAGGGTTGCCATTTAACGGGAAG ATTAAAGCCACAAACTTGGACGGGAGCAACGCTGTCGGAGTTACTGTTCGTATCTCGGTGTCTGTTAACACGGAAAACTTTTTCCACCAAGAGATCACGTCACATACCAATGGAGTTGTGTCTTTCACCATCCCTGGTTTGCCGAGGTCAAGCAAGTTAGTATGGATTGAG GCTCGCGTAGTTGGTGATTCGACTGGTGCAAGGTATCGCTCAATATTCAAAAACATCTACGGTTGGAACTCGCCCAGCAATTGCCATGTTCTTGTAAAACCTCCAAACTCTGATTTAACG GTTGGCGAGAGGGCGAAGATGTCTGTCACCTCAACCTGTCCATGCAACTTTACTTTGTTCTATGAGATCTTATCTCGCGGTAATATCATTCAAACCGGGCATAAAATAGTGAGCGAGCGAAACAGCGCGATCGTTCCTTCACGAAGAAGGAGATCTCCACCGTCCATAGCGAGGTTTAATGATCGACCTCAACCAATCCCAATACACCATGAAGAAG TTATTGAAAATGATATTTGTCGTACTTCCCTCACCATTGACGTCACATCCGGTATGGCACCGATGTCCCGGATGGTGGTTTATTACGTCAGAGAGAACGGGGAAGGGATCGCTGATAGCGTCCACGTGCCGGTGAAGCCGAAACTTGATAATGAG GTGGTAATCCGCGCTTCAAGCGAAGACACCAAACCTGGTCGTGACATCACAGTAAGCGTAACTACCGACCCCGGATCTTGTGTTTGCCTCGCTTTGGTGGATAAGAGCGTTCACCTTATGAAACCTGGGTACATGCTCAAGCCTGAAGAT atTTTCGCTGAACTTGACGAGTATGATCTTGACAATCTTCCATTTGAACAAAACATCGAGTGGTGGAGATTGAGTCGATCTCGTAGAAGCACCGATATGTGGTGGGACTTCTCCCAGGCACGCGATGCTAAATATGCGTTCCTGGAATCGGGGTTGGTCGTAATGACAGATGTACTCAGTCTGGATTACAAGGTAACCACTCCTCTGTTACCGCAACTGATCCGCAGTCAAGCCATGACGGGAGCTGGGATTCGAACTCAGGGTCAAGCTAGGCAAGCGAGCAG ATTGGGGAGGCGACACCGAACATTCTTCCCTGAAACGTGGGTTTGGCAATGCTTTAATGTCAG TTCGAACTCGGAGAATTTTACCCTCACTGTTCCTGATTCCATCACCACTTGGCAAGCGGACGCCGTCTCCCTCAACCCCAACACTGGTATAGGGATATCTAAGCTACAAAACATTCGAGCTTTCAAGAATTTTTTTGTCGACTTTACAATCCCGTATTCGGCGATCCGAGGGGAACAGGTTCAAATCCCACTGACGGTGTATAACTACCAGAATGTCTGCTCAGAG GTGAACCTAACAGTGTTGATTCCACCTGGCGTTTCGTTCCGTACACTGAACAGCAACCGCATGATGCGAAGATTATGTGTACAAGCTCAATCCTCCCAAACAACCAACGTCATTCTCCAGTTTAATTACTtaggaaacaaaaacataacgg CGAGCGCAGATGCGATAGTGGGCGTGTCGTCTTGTTGTACAGATGGGGAAGGACAAGCCAGGGTCGCCGCGAGAGATCTTATCACTCGACAAGTGTTAGTTGAG GCCGAAGGTATAAAGCGAGAATACACACACAGCATCTACTTCTGTCCAAACGAGAGAATCAACATCTCCACGCCTTCTTCTTACACTTTCCAGTTCGTTAGACTCCCAGTTAACATGACGAACTTTAACTTTCTCACAAAAG CTTCCAACAACGTCCACATTACTTTATCAAGTGATGAGAGCACTTCCAGTGATTCGTACGAGATCGTGCTTGGTGGGTCTGACAACACACAATCGTGGATATCCAGGAACTCCCAGCACCTTGTGACGGCTGCTACTGACCAGATCTTGTCCGGGGAGGAGTACAGATCGTTCTGGGTGACTTGGGTTGGTGGGAATATACAAGTGGGGACAGGAATAGAACAAACATCAACTTCCAGGTTCATGCAGTGGAGAGAGCCAAGCCAAGGCGCAAGTATATCGTATGTCGGGTTCGCTACAAGCCATGGGGCGAAAGGAGAGTTTCGTTTGTGGAAGAAAGAAA GTTCTGGTGGTTCGTTCAACGAGATCATCCAACTGAACATTCCAACACACACCGTCCCTGGTTCAGAACGAGCAGTGGCGTCCATGATAG GTGACGTCATGGGGCCAACTCTCAACAACCTGAATAACCTTCTACGACTTCCTTACGGATGCGGGGAACAAAACCTGGCCAATTTCGCCCCGAATATTTACgtgttgaaatatttgaaacaaacgaagcaattaACAAGTGATATTAAGATGCAAGCCCTTCACTTTCTACAAACTG GTTATCAAAGACAGTTAACGTACAAGAGGAACGATGGGTCTTACAGTGCATTCGGAAACCGAGATGCTTCTGGTAGCATGTG GCTTACATCATTCGTGTTAAAGTCGTTCGCACAAGCCCGagaatttatttacattgacCCGAACGAATTACACGAAGCCAAAGAATGGATTATTTCATGGCAGGACAGGAATGGTTCGTTCCCTGCTGTGGGGAAGATATGGAACAAGGATATTCAATCAGGGGTGGATAGCGATGTCGCTCTAACTGCTTATGTCAGCATTTCTCTGGTGGAAGCTGGGTTAGAATTAGAG GACGAAGTTCTAGCAGCCACAAGGGCGAGAGAATATCTGGAAACTAAAGTTTACGATGACACCGATTCATACACCGCGTCTCTTACCGCTTATGCTTTGTCATTATTGGAAAGTGTTTATGCAGTTAGGAGTCAGAGACGATTGTCACGGATGGCTGTAAACGAGAATGGGCTGATGCATTGGACGTTAGGGGACGAGGAATACGACGAAGAACAATTGTTTGGGTTTGCAGATTCAATGAAACAAACAG TTGTTTCTGCTGAAGTGGAGATGACAGCATACGCTCTACTCACTTACACCAAACTACAAAACGTCACCGCCGCTCTACCAATTGTGAAGTGGTTATCAAAGAAGAGGAACGCCATGGGTGGATTTTCATCTACACAG GACACTTGCGTGGCGCTACAATCCCTATCGGAATACGCGATACATGCGTTTGTGGGCGGTGTTGACCTCTTCGTGAGATTAGCCTCATTGAACATGGATTATTTAAGAAACTTTGAACTCAACAACGAGAACGGTGAAGTTCTACAGACTGCGACCATTCCTTCATTACCGACCACTGTGTTTGTTGAAGCTACTGGGGATGGGTGCGCCTTGCTGCAG ATCGGAGTAACTTACAACATCCCAAACCCAACTTCCGAACCAGCTTTCGATATCACAGTCCACAACAGACTTATAACCCCTGGACGTGTTAACAGCAGAACTAAGAGACAAA GCGAGATCGTGACTCGTAGAGACACCGACCAACGTTACAGGATGGAGGCGTGTGTCAGATGGAATCGTCAAGGTTCTTCTAACATGGCTGTACTCGAATACAAACTTATTACAGGGTTTGTTCCAGACTTGGAGAGTCTCCAACAG GTTCTCGACACCAACGATGTCAACTTGAAGCGATATGAAGTCTCTGGCAgaacaatattgttttacttCGACGAAATACACAGTACATGTAGAACATGTGTGAGGTTTGTGGCGATTCGGCAGTTCGAAACTGGCAGAGTGATGCCCCAACCTGTGGTTATCTACGATTATTATGAACCTG cATTCGAGTCTCAAGTGATGTACTCATTGAGCGAAACGTTGGACAACCTTTGCGCTGAAAACGACACGAATTGCGAAATGAATGAGCAGGCCGAAG aaGACACCGAAGATTGCCAGAACAGCCTGCTTGGCTGCGGACATGCATATAGTGAATGTCATTGCTCACACGAATGCGGGTTTGAAGGCCCCCCAGTGTGCGCATCGAACCGTGTTATTTACATGAACCGATGTCGGATGGAGTCGGCTGCTTGTGAGCTTGGGACCACCTTGTTAATCCAGGAAAACACGTTTTGCGAAAGCG AGCCGGACCCTGTTTTGGAACCAGACTTTGGGTACGGTGCAGAGGAGGAAGGGTTAACATTATCACCGTATACTTACTACGACAACGTAGCTCAAGAAGGTTATTTCAACGACGCTGGAGACGCTACAGCG GACGACATATTAATTCCTGCTTTAAAAAGACTGACGACGAACTAA